Proteins from a genomic interval of Rhodococcus rhodochrous:
- the fabG1 gene encoding 3-oxoacyl-ACP reductase FabG1, with the protein MTDADSAAASTRAGVTPRSVLVTGGNRGIGLAVARRLQADGHKVAVTHRGSGAPDGLFGVRCDVTDADSVDAAFKEVEEHQGPVEVLVANAGITDDTLLMRMTEDQFSSVIDANLTGAFRCAKRANRAMLRARWGRMIFLGSVVGLAGQAGQINYASSKAGVIGLARSVTRELGSRSITANVVAPGFIETDMTADLSDDLRDTAKKFIPLQRLGKPEDVAAVVSFLASDDSAYVSGAVIPVDGGMGMGH; encoded by the coding sequence ATGACTGACGCAGATAGTGCCGCAGCGTCCACGCGCGCGGGTGTCACCCCCCGATCCGTCCTCGTCACCGGTGGAAACCGCGGGATCGGCCTCGCCGTCGCCCGTCGCCTGCAGGCCGACGGCCACAAGGTCGCCGTCACCCACCGCGGTTCGGGCGCGCCCGACGGCCTGTTCGGTGTGCGATGCGACGTCACCGACGCCGACTCGGTCGACGCCGCGTTCAAGGAAGTCGAGGAGCATCAGGGTCCCGTCGAGGTGCTCGTCGCGAATGCGGGCATCACCGACGACACCCTGCTGATGCGCATGACCGAGGACCAGTTCAGCTCGGTGATCGACGCGAACCTCACCGGCGCCTTCCGGTGCGCCAAGCGCGCCAACCGCGCGATGCTCCGTGCCCGTTGGGGCCGCATGATCTTCCTCGGCTCCGTGGTCGGCCTCGCCGGGCAGGCCGGTCAGATCAACTACGCGTCCTCGAAGGCCGGTGTCATCGGTCTCGCCCGTTCGGTCACCCGCGAACTCGGTTCGCGATCGATCACCGCCAACGTCGTCGCTCCCGGTTTCATCGAGACCGACATGACTGCGGATCTGTCCGACGACCTGCGCGACACCGCGAAGAAGTTCATCCCGCTGCAGCGACTCGGCAAGCCCGAGGACGTCGCAGCCGTCGTCAGCTTCCTGGCCTCCGACGACTCCGCCTACGTCTCCGGCGCCGTCATCCCGGTCGACGGCGGCATGGGCATGGGCCACTGA
- a CDS encoding MlaD family protein produces MTRIPAWMSALALALVMILGTWYLVVGVLQIDPTQRRVHAVVDMRDAAGLRTGSSVVYRGVNIGRVDGMENLDGFVRMNISYEAEHRIPVDSTMRVENLSSLGEPVFSFLPASTQGPYLEDGAHLTEIVELPTSVPDLLATTSELLEQTDAESLNELVATFTESVAGLEETMPAAGRGAELLLSTLTRHEGSLETVLSDLMWMMGDVDWVRPAMVAAPPMLDQFGETLGVSYEYLFEGSSVLKGEEILGSWREEEIELADFLRRFAPELGAIGVALRPVTQAAGSVVGRMDLGTLLEQAIATMPGDSVRFTVNVPR; encoded by the coding sequence GTGACCCGAATTCCGGCCTGGATGTCCGCACTCGCCCTGGCCCTCGTGATGATCCTGGGAACCTGGTATCTCGTCGTCGGTGTGCTGCAGATCGATCCGACCCAGCGCCGCGTGCACGCCGTGGTGGACATGCGCGACGCGGCAGGACTGCGCACCGGATCGAGCGTCGTCTACCGCGGGGTGAACATCGGACGGGTCGACGGCATGGAAAACCTCGACGGTTTCGTCCGCATGAACATCTCTTACGAAGCCGAACACCGCATCCCCGTCGACAGCACCATGCGCGTCGAGAACCTGTCGTCGCTGGGCGAACCGGTGTTCTCGTTCCTCCCGGCCTCGACCCAGGGGCCCTATCTCGAGGACGGCGCCCACCTGACCGAGATCGTCGAGCTGCCCACCTCGGTACCCGATCTCCTCGCCACCACCTCGGAGCTGCTCGAACAGACCGACGCCGAGTCGCTGAACGAGCTCGTCGCGACGTTCACCGAATCGGTTGCGGGTCTCGAGGAGACCATGCCCGCGGCGGGTCGTGGCGCCGAGCTGCTGCTGTCGACCCTGACCCGGCACGAGGGATCGCTGGAAACGGTACTGAGCGACCTGATGTGGATGATGGGCGATGTGGACTGGGTGCGACCCGCGATGGTCGCGGCGCCTCCCATGCTGGACCAGTTCGGTGAGACCCTCGGTGTCTCGTACGAGTACCTCTTCGAGGGGTCCTCGGTACTGAAGGGTGAGGAGATCCTCGGCTCGTGGCGCGAGGAGGAGATCGAACTCGCCGACTTCCTCAGGAGGTTCGCACCCGAACTCGGCGCGATCGGTGTCGCGCTCCGCCCGGTCACCCAGGCCGCCGGTTCCGTGGTGGGCCGGATGGATCTCGGTACCCTGCTCGAACAGGCCATCGCGACCATGCCGGGCGACAGTGTCCGATTCACCGTGAACGTACCCCGATGA
- a CDS encoding DUF3097 domain-containing protein, giving the protein MSPRDIYGGDIYAGHARTKKKAVPELAAERGVVVEDAASGWCGAIVGIEKTYDGDFVRLEDAQGRTRLFAMRPAAFLVDGAPVTLVKPKIRPASAPTRSASGSTRVEGLRARVARGSRIWVEGVHDAALVERVWGHDLRVEGVVVEQLEGLDNLGARLAEFEPGPGRRVGVLADHLVTGSKEERLTANLGPHVMVTGHPYIDVWQAVKPKAVGIDAWPSIPRGQDWKTGVCRELGWGTPQDGWRRVYNAVNSFRDLESHLIGAVERLVDFVTEPDEG; this is encoded by the coding sequence GTGAGCCCACGCGATATCTACGGCGGCGACATCTATGCCGGTCACGCCCGCACCAAGAAGAAGGCCGTTCCCGAACTCGCAGCGGAGCGCGGTGTCGTCGTCGAGGACGCCGCATCCGGTTGGTGCGGCGCGATCGTGGGAATCGAGAAGACCTACGACGGCGACTTCGTGCGGCTCGAGGACGCGCAGGGACGCACCCGCCTGTTCGCGATGCGACCCGCGGCGTTCCTGGTCGACGGAGCACCCGTCACCCTCGTCAAGCCGAAGATCCGTCCCGCCTCCGCACCGACGAGATCCGCCTCGGGATCCACCCGGGTGGAGGGTCTGCGCGCACGCGTGGCGCGGGGAAGCCGGATCTGGGTGGAGGGCGTGCACGACGCCGCCCTCGTCGAACGGGTGTGGGGGCACGACCTGCGGGTCGAAGGCGTGGTCGTCGAACAACTCGAGGGCCTCGACAATCTCGGCGCCAGGCTGGCCGAGTTCGAACCCGGCCCGGGCCGGCGTGTCGGTGTGCTCGCCGACCACCTCGTCACCGGATCCAAGGAGGAGCGTCTCACCGCGAATCTCGGTCCGCACGTGATGGTCACCGGCCATCCCTACATCGACGTGTGGCAGGCCGTGAAACCGAAGGCCGTGGGCATCGACGCCTGGCCCTCCATCCCGCGCGGACAGGACTGGAAGACCGGCGTCTGCCGTGAACTCGGCTGGGGCACCCCGCAGGACGGCTGGCGGCGCGTCTACAACGCCGTGAACTCGTTCCGCGATCTCGAATCGCACCTCATCGGCGCCGTCGAGCGCCTCGTCGACTTCGTCACCGAACCCGACGAGGGCTGA
- a CDS encoding ferrochelatase, with the protein MTNTPGAYDALMLLSFGGPEGPDDVRPFLENVTRGRGIPPERLDEVAQHYLHFGGVSPINALNRAIIDAVRAEFDAHGIDLPIYFGNRNWHPMVEDTVARMRDDGIRNALVFATSAWGGYSGCRQYHEDIARARDAVENAPQLTKLRHFYDHPLFLDAVTDAVRAARVELADDVRDSARVVFTAHSVPNSFDATGGPPEEGGHLYSRQVAEAARLVAEALGEDDYDLVWQSRSGPPQVPWLEPDIVDHVDALHERGVRAVVVVPVGFVSDHLEVVWDLDTEARDRAAELGMGFSRAATAGTDPRFAQLVRELVEEQRDGITARRCGTEPLLGAACNGSLCAVGCCEPPKRPSRPAANG; encoded by the coding sequence ATGACGAACACCCCCGGGGCGTACGACGCGCTGATGCTGCTGTCGTTCGGCGGACCGGAAGGACCCGACGACGTGCGGCCGTTCCTCGAGAACGTCACCCGCGGACGGGGGATCCCACCGGAACGACTCGACGAGGTTGCGCAGCACTATCTGCACTTCGGGGGTGTCTCGCCGATCAACGCCCTGAACCGGGCGATCATCGACGCCGTCCGCGCCGAGTTCGACGCGCACGGTATCGATCTGCCGATCTATTTCGGCAACCGCAACTGGCATCCCATGGTCGAGGACACCGTCGCGCGGATGCGCGACGACGGGATCCGCAACGCCCTGGTGTTCGCGACCTCCGCCTGGGGCGGCTACTCGGGATGCCGGCAGTACCACGAGGACATCGCGCGGGCACGGGACGCCGTCGAGAACGCCCCGCAGTTGACGAAGCTGCGGCACTTCTACGACCACCCGCTGTTCCTCGACGCCGTCACCGACGCCGTGCGCGCCGCCCGCGTCGAACTCGCCGACGACGTGCGCGATTCCGCGCGCGTGGTGTTCACCGCGCACTCCGTTCCGAACTCCTTCGACGCGACCGGTGGTCCGCCGGAGGAGGGTGGGCATCTCTACAGCCGGCAGGTGGCCGAAGCGGCGCGGTTGGTGGCCGAGGCGCTCGGCGAGGACGACTACGACCTGGTGTGGCAGTCGCGGTCCGGTCCGCCACAGGTGCCGTGGCTCGAACCCGACATCGTCGACCACGTCGACGCCCTGCACGAACGGGGAGTCCGCGCCGTCGTGGTCGTGCCGGTCGGGTTCGTCTCCGATCATCTCGAGGTCGTGTGGGATCTCGACACCGAGGCTCGCGACCGGGCCGCTGAGCTGGGCATGGGCTTCTCTCGTGCGGCGACGGCCGGAACCGACCCGCGCTTCGCGCAACTCGTCCGCGAACTCGTCGAGGAACAGCGGGACGGGATCACCGCCCGTCGCTGCGGCACCGAACCGCTGCTCGGGGCCGCGTGCAACGGGAGCCTGTGCGCCGTCGGGTGCTGCGAGCCGCCGAAACGCCCGTCCCGTCCCGCCGCGAACGGATAG
- a CDS encoding MlaD family protein, translating into MTRSFSRSRLLIGAVLTALVALCGCSFDPSDHALPGSGVRGPTYRLNLEFESLLSLPAGADVRSEGISVGTLRAIDLEPHSAVARIDVRESVVVPAGTRAELRQNTVLGDIYVALLPPKDGSGAPLQDGDTIPLQDTDPGPQIEDMLERIAMFVNGGSLTRLQDSLARLNDVLPEDTQETRELSAVISNDLSEAAANIDQIDRIVVATEDLSQRLDAARDDVGFLFSDTARRRLDRVPYFMEAVLNIVIDVNTMVTGLEWLIPRLPHINDNLEILTPLLREPSPNATELRGNAAELVELVDEKLVPFLLEPGIDIREVTIAGNEGSPAADGLVLLRMIGAIP; encoded by the coding sequence GTGACCCGTTCGTTCTCCCGGTCCCGCCTTCTCATCGGTGCGGTCCTCACCGCGCTGGTGGCATTGTGCGGATGCAGTTTCGACCCCAGCGACCACGCGCTGCCCGGCTCCGGGGTGCGCGGACCGACCTACCGGCTGAACCTCGAATTCGAATCGCTGCTGAGCCTGCCGGCCGGGGCGGACGTCCGCTCCGAAGGCATCTCGGTCGGCACCCTGCGGGCGATCGATCTCGAGCCGCACAGCGCCGTTGCCCGGATCGACGTGCGCGAGTCGGTGGTCGTGCCCGCGGGCACCCGCGCCGAACTGCGGCAGAACACCGTGCTCGGCGACATCTACGTCGCTCTGCTCCCCCCGAAGGACGGCAGCGGCGCACCCTTGCAGGACGGCGACACGATCCCGTTGCAGGACACGGATCCGGGTCCGCAGATCGAGGACATGCTCGAACGCATCGCGATGTTCGTCAACGGCGGAAGCCTGACCCGCCTGCAGGATTCGCTTGCGCGGCTGAACGACGTGCTGCCCGAGGACACGCAGGAGACCCGTGAGTTGTCGGCGGTCATCTCCAACGATCTGAGCGAGGCCGCCGCGAACATCGACCAGATCGATCGCATCGTCGTCGCGACGGAGGACCTGTCCCAGCGTCTCGATGCCGCACGCGACGACGTGGGGTTCCTGTTCTCCGACACCGCACGTCGGCGTCTCGACCGGGTGCCTTACTTCATGGAGGCCGTGCTCAACATCGTCATCGACGTGAACACCATGGTCACGGGCCTGGAATGGTTGATCCCCCGCCTCCCGCACATCAACGACAACCTCGAGATCCTCACTCCGCTGCTGCGCGAACCGTCGCCGAACGCCACCGAACTGCGCGGCAACGCAGCAGAACTCGTGGAGCTCGTCGACGAGAAGCTCGTCCCCTTCCTGCTCGAACCCGGCATCGACATCCGTGAGGTGACCATCGCCGGTAACGAGGGGAGTCCGGCGGCCGACGGACTGGTTCTCCTGCGCATGATCGGAGCGATCCCGTGA
- a CDS encoding MlaD family protein: MRTPRQAAVRLALLAGVVVLIIVLIVQAIERPVGGSTVAYKAQFGDVFGLKENADVRLRGVQIGKVTDISVSDGNRALVDFTVLEEYRLRESDRLLVKFQNLTGQRYLELDRSEESGQEVDPSGLVVNTVDSFDITTVFNGLKPLLREADPAVYNRLATNVAALIEGSESSPTPVMRDIAELASYAEDRSALMSTLLDNFTALNEQLEGRSENLENILEVFHSIFTPLVTRMTEFLSLTKLGALEMAEVDRTVNLLSQLGLGAPAEHEGFLERNDDFIVRVDQVIPDPQTAIDTLSVLPGIFEGINSLVPRVDESRQCSNGAVQLPIEADILLQGRPLTICNGGA; the protein is encoded by the coding sequence ATGAGAACTCCACGCCAGGCAGCCGTCCGGCTCGCCCTGCTCGCCGGCGTCGTCGTCCTGATCATCGTGCTGATCGTGCAGGCGATCGAACGTCCCGTCGGCGGATCGACCGTCGCCTACAAGGCCCAGTTCGGTGACGTCTTCGGCCTCAAGGAGAACGCCGACGTGCGCCTGCGGGGCGTACAGATCGGCAAGGTCACCGACATCTCGGTGTCCGACGGCAACCGTGCGCTCGTCGACTTCACGGTGCTCGAGGAGTACCGTCTGCGCGAGTCGGACCGGCTGCTCGTGAAGTTCCAGAACCTCACGGGCCAGCGCTATCTCGAACTCGATCGCAGCGAGGAGAGTGGCCAGGAGGTCGACCCGTCGGGGCTGGTCGTGAACACCGTCGACTCGTTCGACATCACCACGGTGTTCAACGGGCTCAAACCGCTTCTGCGCGAGGCCGATCCGGCCGTCTACAATCGGCTCGCCACGAATGTGGCCGCGTTGATCGAGGGCAGCGAGTCCAGTCCGACCCCGGTGATGCGCGACATCGCCGAACTCGCGAGCTACGCCGAGGACCGCAGCGCGCTGATGAGCACCCTGCTCGACAACTTCACGGCCCTCAACGAGCAACTCGAAGGCCGGTCCGAGAATCTCGAGAACATCCTCGAGGTCTTCCATTCGATCTTCACACCGCTGGTGACACGTATGACCGAGTTCCTGTCCCTGACCAAGCTCGGTGCACTCGAGATGGCGGAGGTCGACCGCACGGTGAACCTGCTCTCCCAGCTCGGTCTCGGCGCGCCCGCCGAGCACGAGGGATTCCTCGAACGCAACGATGATTTCATCGTCCGCGTGGACCAGGTGATCCCGGATCCACAGACGGCCATCGACACCCTGTCGGTGCTGCCGGGGATCTTCGAGGGCATCAATTCCCTGGTGCCGCGCGTGGACGAGTCCCGACAGTGCAGCAACGGCGCGGTGCAGTTGCCGATCGAGGCCGACATTCTGCTCCAGGGCCGTCCCCTGACCATCTGCAACGGAGGTGCCTGA
- the inhA gene encoding NADH-dependent enoyl-ACP reductase InhA, whose product MGGLLEGKTILVTGIITDASIAFHTAKAAQEQGAKVIITGFERLRLIDRIAQRLPQPVPPAISLDVQNQEDLDGLADKIRELAPEGIDGVVHSIGFAPRSCLGSPFLDAPWTDVAVALEVSAYSYGALAKAVLPVMNEGGSIVGMDFDPSRAVPFYNWMGVSKATLESVNRYVAKEVGPRGIRSNLVAAGPIKTLAAKAIAGDATGPGAEMNRLNEGWSAASPIGWDVDDPTPVAKTVCAVLSDWLPGTTGSIVYVDGGFHSQVGFGS is encoded by the coding sequence ATGGGCGGACTGCTCGAGGGCAAGACCATTCTCGTCACCGGCATCATCACCGATGCCTCGATCGCCTTCCACACCGCGAAGGCCGCGCAGGAACAGGGCGCGAAGGTGATCATCACCGGCTTCGAGCGACTCCGGTTGATCGACCGGATCGCGCAGCGTCTCCCGCAGCCGGTGCCGCCGGCCATCAGCCTCGACGTGCAGAACCAGGAGGATCTCGACGGTCTCGCCGACAAGATCCGCGAACTCGCACCGGAGGGGATCGACGGTGTCGTCCACTCCATCGGTTTCGCACCCCGGTCCTGCCTGGGCAGCCCGTTCCTCGACGCGCCGTGGACGGACGTCGCGGTGGCACTCGAGGTGTCGGCCTACTCCTACGGCGCGCTCGCCAAGGCCGTCCTGCCCGTCATGAACGAGGGCGGTTCGATCGTCGGAATGGACTTCGACCCGTCCCGGGCCGTGCCGTTCTACAACTGGATGGGTGTCTCCAAGGCGACGCTCGAGTCGGTGAACCGCTACGTGGCCAAGGAGGTCGGCCCGCGCGGCATCCGTTCGAACCTCGTCGCCGCCGGCCCGATCAAGACGCTCGCGGCCAAGGCCATCGCGGGCGACGCGACCGGCCCGGGAGCGGAGATGAACCGCTTGAACGAGGGCTGGTCGGCCGCGTCCCCGATCGGCTGGGACGTCGACGACCCGACGCCTGTGGCGAAGACCGTGTGTGCGGTGCTGTCCGACTGGCTACCCGGGACAACGGGATCCATCGTCTACGTCGACGGTGGTTTCCACTCCCAGGTCGGCTTCGGCAGCTGA
- a CDS encoding winged helix-turn-helix transcriptional regulator, whose product MGPPYHQFCPVAKAMELFDERWTLLVVRELVLGSERFNDLRRGLPRMSPTLLSKRLHQLTAAGIVRRLEDRNDVRYVLTPAGRDLETVVDALGAWGTRWTGKLGDVDLDPRLLMWDMHRHVDHAALPESRVVVEFAFPTVTHASRRWWMVITPHDVDVCDEDPGFEVSIRVTTGLRELTEIWRGEATWPDALRSGAVVVDGPSTLRRSLSRWFDSPLASPVGHPAR is encoded by the coding sequence ATGGGCCCGCCCTACCACCAGTTCTGTCCCGTCGCCAAGGCGATGGAGTTGTTCGACGAGAGGTGGACGCTGCTCGTAGTGCGCGAACTCGTGCTCGGCAGCGAACGGTTCAACGACCTCCGGCGCGGCCTGCCCCGTATGTCGCCGACGCTGTTGTCGAAGCGGCTGCATCAGCTCACGGCGGCGGGCATCGTGCGGCGTCTCGAGGACAGAAACGACGTCCGGTACGTGCTCACCCCGGCGGGACGCGATCTCGAGACCGTCGTCGACGCACTCGGTGCGTGGGGCACGCGGTGGACCGGGAAACTCGGTGACGTCGACCTCGATCCGCGACTGCTGATGTGGGACATGCACCGGCACGTCGACCATGCGGCCCTGCCGGAATCCCGGGTGGTCGTGGAGTTCGCCTTCCCGACGGTCACCCACGCGTCGCGCCGGTGGTGGATGGTCATCACGCCGCACGACGTCGACGTGTGTGACGAGGACCCGGGCTTCGAGGTCTCGATCCGGGTGACGACGGGACTGCGGGAGCTGACCGAGATCTGGCGTGGCGAAGCGACCTGGCCGGACGCATTGCGCTCGGGCGCCGTGGTCGTCGACGGTCCGAGCACCCTGCGCCGGTCGCTGTCGCGCTGGTTCGACTCCCCTCTGGCCTCACCGGTCGGGCACCCCGCCCGGTGA
- a CDS encoding MCE family protein, which translates to MRTLTTTTRRLVPAVTVVALAVAGATAFSATSGDDTSICAYFEDSYGLYPGSPVTIRGISVGTVDRIEPDGARVRVDMTVGDRELPAETGAVITNASILTDRRLELVDADPRPGPTLSRETCIDTAHTRTPVSVSDALGSFSELVRQMTERGPDGTAPLETALKDAGREFEDLGPTLNRELRDLADLLSSPDNFMDQLGQILDNSAEMTTLLTGDWENVKSTIQTFAPGLAGIEQMLVVAKILVEKLSLAVGPLDRLFNEHFPYLMNALNSTLPTLTMLRTQAESSSELLATIPGTITMLETMVQSHPGSVAVELDPARAEVPTPDAALTCTALEQIAPDSCTVVSSRSVSVPLPQLVLSTIGATP; encoded by the coding sequence GTGCGAACACTGACGACGACTACACGACGACTCGTTCCCGCGGTGACGGTCGTGGCGCTGGCCGTAGCCGGCGCGACCGCCTTCTCCGCGACCTCGGGGGACGACACCTCGATCTGCGCGTACTTCGAGGACTCCTACGGCCTCTACCCCGGTTCCCCGGTCACCATCCGCGGGATCTCGGTCGGGACCGTGGACCGGATCGAACCCGACGGTGCGCGCGTGCGCGTCGACATGACCGTCGGTGACCGCGAGCTTCCCGCCGAGACCGGCGCGGTGATCACCAACGCGTCCATCCTCACCGACCGCAGACTCGAACTCGTCGACGCCGATCCCCGGCCGGGACCGACCCTGTCGCGGGAGACGTGCATCGACACGGCGCACACCCGCACCCCGGTCAGCGTGTCGGACGCGCTCGGATCGTTCTCCGAACTCGTGCGGCAGATGACCGAGCGCGGACCCGACGGGACCGCGCCGCTCGAAACCGCATTGAAGGACGCCGGACGCGAGTTCGAGGACCTGGGACCGACACTCAACCGCGAACTGCGCGACCTCGCGGACCTGCTCTCCTCCCCCGACAACTTCATGGACCAGCTGGGACAGATCCTCGACAACTCGGCCGAGATGACGACCCTGCTCACCGGCGACTGGGAGAACGTCAAGTCCACCATCCAGACGTTCGCCCCGGGCCTGGCGGGCATCGAGCAGATGCTCGTCGTGGCGAAGATCCTCGTCGAGAAGCTGTCACTGGCCGTCGGACCTCTCGACCGGCTGTTCAACGAGCACTTCCCGTACCTGATGAACGCCCTGAACTCGACGCTGCCCACGCTGACGATGCTGCGCACCCAGGCGGAGAGCTCGAGTGAGCTGCTCGCCACCATTCCCGGCACGATCACGATGCTCGAGACCATGGTGCAGTCCCACCCGGGGTCGGTCGCCGTCGAACTCGATCCCGCCCGCGCCGAGGTGCCGACCCCCGATGCCGCGCTGACGTGCACAGCACTCGAGCAGATCGCACCCGACAGCTGCACCGTGGTGTCGTCCCGCTCGGTGTCGGTGCCGCTGCCTCAGCTGGTCCTGTCGACGATCGGAGCAACGCCGTGA
- a CDS encoding MlaD family protein, with protein MRTRLFGRLDFGAEDADPRTQMWWALSGLIVLALVAGIVLVLYLRPVGSTTYRLELPESAGLAAGDDVRIAGVPVGSVTGLHLADDHVDVEFTVDSEHFVGDQTSVSVRMLTPIGGLYLAVHPAGRQPLTEPIPENRAALPFLVNDMFEEATEVVEELDTQALRTALDKTAALLGESPDSVRITVTDLEAVMDVIANQKDQIESLLELSNEYLRTANDNKELALEIIRGYAILGPKIVEAHQDVKIFADGLSGLAGLLFDFLSGPYQEKVEPIIPHLVEAADSSAELSASVESMTESLRATLTGLAAVAGPEGQALVDQSGLTVQRPDVCLPMPGTRC; from the coding sequence ATGCGCACCCGTCTGTTCGGACGACTCGACTTCGGCGCCGAGGACGCCGATCCCCGCACCCAGATGTGGTGGGCGCTGTCGGGTCTGATCGTCCTCGCCCTCGTCGCGGGAATCGTCCTCGTGCTCTATCTGCGACCGGTCGGTTCGACGACCTACCGGCTCGAACTACCGGAATCGGCGGGGCTCGCTGCCGGCGACGACGTGCGCATCGCGGGTGTGCCGGTCGGGTCGGTCACCGGTCTGCACCTCGCCGACGACCACGTCGACGTCGAGTTCACCGTGGACTCCGAGCATTTCGTCGGCGACCAGACCTCCGTGTCGGTGCGGATGCTCACTCCCATCGGGGGCCTGTACCTCGCGGTGCACCCGGCCGGCCGGCAGCCGCTCACCGAACCGATCCCCGAGAACCGCGCAGCACTGCCGTTCCTGGTGAACGACATGTTCGAGGAGGCCACCGAGGTGGTGGAAGAACTCGACACGCAGGCACTGCGCACCGCCCTGGACAAGACCGCTGCGCTGCTCGGCGAATCCCCGGATTCGGTGCGGATCACGGTCACCGATCTCGAAGCCGTCATGGACGTCATCGCGAATCAGAAGGACCAGATCGAAAGCCTGCTCGAGCTGTCCAACGAATATCTCCGCACCGCCAACGACAACAAGGAACTCGCGCTCGAGATCATCCGCGGCTACGCGATCCTCGGCCCCAAGATCGTCGAGGCCCATCAGGACGTGAAGATCTTCGCCGACGGGCTCTCCGGGCTCGCCGGGCTGCTGTTCGACTTCCTCAGCGGCCCGTACCAGGAAAAGGTCGAACCGATCATCCCGCATCTCGTCGAAGCCGCCGACAGCAGTGCGGAACTGTCGGCCTCCGTCGAGTCGATGACGGAATCCCTCCGTGCCACCCTCACGGGACTCGCGGCCGTCGCCGGTCCCGAAGGCCAGGCCCTTGTCGACCAGAGCGGACTGACGGTCCAGCGACCCGACGTCTGTCTCCCGATGCCGGGAACACGGTGCTGA
- a CDS encoding class I SAM-dependent methyltransferase gives MTDISTTHDADLALKAKHRAMWALGNYPAVATEVIAELGPALVAATGIGPGDRVLDIAAGSGNASIPAALTGARVLATDLTPELFEVGRRDAEAAGATLDWQEADAEALPFDDASFDAVISCVGVMFAPHHRAAADELLRVTRPGGRIGLLSWTPTGFIGQMFATMKPYAPPPPPGAQPPPLWGDEVHVRELIGDRVTDLQARTENLRVERFTTGEDFREFFKSAYGPTIAVYRNIADDHERVAALDLDLLELAQRHDLGGGAMNWEYLLVTAQRS, from the coding sequence ATGACCGACATCTCCACGACACACGACGCCGATCTCGCCCTGAAGGCCAAGCACCGGGCGATGTGGGCACTCGGCAACTATCCGGCGGTGGCGACCGAGGTCATCGCCGAACTCGGCCCCGCTCTCGTGGCCGCGACCGGAATCGGTCCGGGCGACCGCGTCCTGGACATCGCCGCCGGCTCGGGCAATGCGTCGATCCCCGCCGCGCTCACCGGTGCGAGAGTGCTCGCGACCGACCTGACCCCGGAACTGTTCGAGGTCGGCCGCCGTGACGCCGAAGCGGCAGGTGCGACGCTGGACTGGCAGGAAGCCGACGCCGAAGCACTCCCGTTCGATGATGCGAGCTTCGATGCCGTGATCTCTTGCGTGGGAGTGATGTTCGCGCCCCACCACCGGGCCGCGGCCGACGAACTGCTCCGGGTGACCCGCCCGGGCGGACGTATCGGCCTGCTGAGCTGGACCCCCACCGGCTTCATCGGGCAGATGTTCGCGACGATGAAACCGTATGCGCCACCGCCCCCGCCGGGTGCACAGCCGCCGCCGCTGTGGGGCGACGAGGTGCACGTGCGCGAGCTGATCGGCGACCGTGTCACCGACCTGCAGGCACGCACCGAGAACCTGCGCGTCGAACGCTTCACGACCGGGGAGGACTTCCGCGAGTTCTTCAAGTCCGCCTACGGCCCCACCATCGCGGTGTACCGCAACATCGCGGACGATCACGAACGGGTCGCGGCTCTCGATCTCGACCTGCTCGAACTCGCCCAGCGTCACGATCTCGGTGGGGGAGCGATGAATTGGGAGTACCTGTTGGTCACCGCGCAACGGAGTTGA